The following are from one region of the Harpia harpyja isolate bHarHar1 chromosome 4, bHarHar1 primary haplotype, whole genome shotgun sequence genome:
- the TRIM29 gene encoding tripartite motif-containing protein 29 isoform X15 yields METGSAARTNGTTGKPEDVKSPSAPKKEEEVKKTTNPGGGEKEAMKGTGGASLETGQIKSSLFSGSDWKRPIIQFVESSDEKRSTYFSMDSADSKKMQYASGQIGDMRRPPLSFAEKGDLRKPLFSLDSKKSFLPSEGEGRKSLFSGGQMGDLKKSSLPLVETGDLRRSTFNKPDRAAGSRPRVKLEDVLCDSCIDNKQKAMKSCLVCQASFCELHLKPHLEGAAFRDHQLLDPIRDFEARKCPVHGKTMELFCQTDQMCICYLCMFQEHKNHSTVTVEIEKAGKEAELSLQKEQLQLKIIEVEDEMDKWQKERDRIKNYTTNEKATVDQHFKELIRDLERQRDEVKAALDQREKIASENVKEIVDELEERAKLLREDKENREQIHQISDSVLFLQEFGALMRNYVPPPSLPTYSVLLEGESMSPSMGLLRDDLLNVCMRHVEKICKADLGRNFIERNHMENGDHRYMMNNYEWNQPDNLKRFSMFLSPKGNGTKLPFQFSSVGQNPPGDFSKQSDGSLFTKTAKQEEFHLLRQDPTALM; encoded by the exons ATGGAAACGGGGAGCGCAGCAAGGACAAATGGTACCACTGGGAAGCCAGAGGATGTGAAGAGTCCATCTGcccccaaaaaagaagaagaagtgAAGAAGACCACAAACCCTGGTGGAGGTGAAAAGGAAGCTATGAAGGGCACTGGTGGTGCTTCTTTGGAGACAGGGCAAATCAAGAGCTCCCTCTTCTCTGGGAGTGACTGGAAGAGGCCCATCATTCAGTTTGTGGAGTCATCCGATGAGAAGAGATCGACCTACTTCAGCATGGATTCGGCAGATTCAAAGAAGATGCAATATGCCAGTGGACAGATAGGAGACATGAGGAGACCACCCCTCTCCTTTGCAGAGAAAGGTGACCTCAGGAAGCCCCTCTTCTCCTTGGATTCCAAAAAAAGCTTCCTGCCTAgtgaaggggaagggaggaagtCGTTGTTCTCTGGGGGGCAGATGGGGGacctgaagaaaagttccctCCCTCTTGTGGAGACAGGGGACCTGAGAAGATCCACCTTCAACAAGCCTGACAGAGCAGCTGGGTCACGGCCCAGGGTGAAGCTCGAGGATGTTCTGTGTGATTCCTGCATTGATAACAAGCAAAAGGCCATGAAGTCCTGCTTGGTGTGCCAGGCTTCCTTCTGTGAGCTGCACCTCAAGCCCCATCTGGAGGGAGCAGCTTTCCGGGACCACCAGCTCCTGGACCCCATCAGGGACTTTGAAGCAAGAAAATGCCCTGTGCATGGGAAGACCATGGAGCTGTTCTGTCAGACAGACCAGATGTGCATCTGCTACCTCTGCATGTTCCAGGAGCACAAGAACCACAGCACAGTGACAGTGGAGATCGAGAAAGCGGGAAAAGAG GCTGAGCTTTCACTGCAGAAGgagcaactgcagctgaagatCATTGAGGTAGAAGATGAAATGGATAAGTGGCAGAAGGAGAGGGACCGTATCAAG aACTACACCACCAACGAGAAAGCCACAGTGGACCAGCATTTCAAAGAGCTGATCCGCGACCTGGAAAGGCAGAGGGACGAAGTGAAGGCTGCCCTGGACCAGAGGGAAAAGATTGCATCAGAGAATGTAAAAGAAATCGTGGATGAGCTGGAAGAGAGGGCAAAGCTTTTGCGGGAGGACAAGGAGAACAGGGAGCAGATCCACCAGATCAGTGACTCTGTGCTCTTCCTGCAG GAGTTTGGGGCTTTGATGCGGAATTACGTCCCCCCTCCATCTCTCCCAACATACAGTGTGCTGCTTGAAGGGGAGAGCATGAGCCCATCTATGGGACTCCTCAGAGATGACCTCCTAAACGTCTGCATGAGGCATGTGGAGAAGATCTGCAAGGCAGACCTTGGCCGCAACTTCATAGAGAGGAACCACATGGAGAACG GTGACCACCGGTACATGATGAACAACTATGAGTGGAACCAGCCTGACAATCTGAAGAGATTTTCCATGTTCCTGTCTCCCAAAG GCAATGGTACTAAGCTGCCTTTTCAGTTCTCCTCGGTGGGACAGAATCCGCCTGGTGACTTCAGCAAACAGTCTGACGGGAGCCTCTTCACTAAGACCG
- the TRIM29 gene encoding tripartite motif-containing protein 29 isoform X5: METGSAARTNGTTGKPEDVKSPSAPKKEEEVKKTTNPGGGEKEAMKGTGGASLETGQIKSSLFSGSDWKRPIIQFVESSDEKRSTYFSMDSADSKKMQYASGQIGDMRRPPLSFAEKGDLRKPLFSLDSKKSFLPSEGEGRKSLFSGGQMGDLKKSSLPLVETGDLRRSTFNKPDRAAGSRPRVKLEDVLCDSCIDNKQKAMKSCLVCQASFCELHLKPHLEGAAFRDHQLLDPIRDFEARKCPVHGKTMELFCQTDQMCICYLCMFQEHKNHSTVTVEIEKAGKEAELSLQKEQLQLKIIEVEDEMDKWQKERDRIKNYTTNEKATVDQHFKELIRDLERQRDEVKAALDQREKIASENVKEIVDELEERAKLLREDKENREQIHQISDSVLFLQEFGALMRNYVPPPSLPTYSVLLEGESMSPSMGLLRDDLLNVCMRHVEKICKADLGRNFIERNHMENGDHRYMMNNYEWNQPDNLKRFSMFLSPKVGNGTKLPFQFSSVGQNPPGDFSKQSDGSLFTKTAYPSIVRHQSAKVTPQTWKSSKQSVLSHYRPFYVNKGNGATSNEAP; encoded by the exons ATGGAAACGGGGAGCGCAGCAAGGACAAATGGTACCACTGGGAAGCCAGAGGATGTGAAGAGTCCATCTGcccccaaaaaagaagaagaagtgAAGAAGACCACAAACCCTGGTGGAGGTGAAAAGGAAGCTATGAAGGGCACTGGTGGTGCTTCTTTGGAGACAGGGCAAATCAAGAGCTCCCTCTTCTCTGGGAGTGACTGGAAGAGGCCCATCATTCAGTTTGTGGAGTCATCCGATGAGAAGAGATCGACCTACTTCAGCATGGATTCGGCAGATTCAAAGAAGATGCAATATGCCAGTGGACAGATAGGAGACATGAGGAGACCACCCCTCTCCTTTGCAGAGAAAGGTGACCTCAGGAAGCCCCTCTTCTCCTTGGATTCCAAAAAAAGCTTCCTGCCTAgtgaaggggaagggaggaagtCGTTGTTCTCTGGGGGGCAGATGGGGGacctgaagaaaagttccctCCCTCTTGTGGAGACAGGGGACCTGAGAAGATCCACCTTCAACAAGCCTGACAGAGCAGCTGGGTCACGGCCCAGGGTGAAGCTCGAGGATGTTCTGTGTGATTCCTGCATTGATAACAAGCAAAAGGCCATGAAGTCCTGCTTGGTGTGCCAGGCTTCCTTCTGTGAGCTGCACCTCAAGCCCCATCTGGAGGGAGCAGCTTTCCGGGACCACCAGCTCCTGGACCCCATCAGGGACTTTGAAGCAAGAAAATGCCCTGTGCATGGGAAGACCATGGAGCTGTTCTGTCAGACAGACCAGATGTGCATCTGCTACCTCTGCATGTTCCAGGAGCACAAGAACCACAGCACAGTGACAGTGGAGATCGAGAAAGCGGGAAAAGAG GCTGAGCTTTCACTGCAGAAGgagcaactgcagctgaagatCATTGAGGTAGAAGATGAAATGGATAAGTGGCAGAAGGAGAGGGACCGTATCAAG aACTACACCACCAACGAGAAAGCCACAGTGGACCAGCATTTCAAAGAGCTGATCCGCGACCTGGAAAGGCAGAGGGACGAAGTGAAGGCTGCCCTGGACCAGAGGGAAAAGATTGCATCAGAGAATGTAAAAGAAATCGTGGATGAGCTGGAAGAGAGGGCAAAGCTTTTGCGGGAGGACAAGGAGAACAGGGAGCAGATCCACCAGATCAGTGACTCTGTGCTCTTCCTGCAG GAGTTTGGGGCTTTGATGCGGAATTACGTCCCCCCTCCATCTCTCCCAACATACAGTGTGCTGCTTGAAGGGGAGAGCATGAGCCCATCTATGGGACTCCTCAGAGATGACCTCCTAAACGTCTGCATGAGGCATGTGGAGAAGATCTGCAAGGCAGACCTTGGCCGCAACTTCATAGAGAGGAACCACATGGAGAACG GTGACCACCGGTACATGATGAACAACTATGAGTGGAACCAGCCTGACAATCTGAAGAGATTTTCCATGTTCCTGTCTCCCAAAG TAGGCAATGGTACTAAGCTGCCTTTTCAGTTCTCCTCGGTGGGACAGAATCCGCCTGGTGACTTCAGCAAACAGTCTGACGGGAGCCTCTTCACTAAGACCG CTTATCCTTCAATAGTGAGACATCAGTCTGCAAAGGTGACGCCACAGACATGGAAATCCTCTAAGCAGTCTGTATTG
- the TRIM29 gene encoding tripartite motif-containing protein 29 isoform X1, whose translation METGSAARTNGTTGKPEDVKSPSAPKKEEEVKKTTNPGGGEKEAMKGTGGASLETGQIKSSLFSGSDWKRPIIQFVESSDEKRSTYFSMDSADSKKMQYASGQIGDMRRPPLSFAEKGDLRKPLFSLDSKKSFLPSEGEGRKSLFSGGQMGDLKKSSLPLVETGDLRRSTFNKPDRAAGSRPRVKLEDVLCDSCIDNKQKAMKSCLVCQASFCELHLKPHLEGAAFRDHQLLDPIRDFEARKCPVHGKTMELFCQTDQMCICYLCMFQEHKNHSTVTVEIEKAGKEAELSLQKEQLQLKIIEVEDEMDKWQKERDRIKNYTTNEKATVDQHFKELIRDLERQRDEVKAALDQREKIASENVKEIVDELEERAKLLREDKENREQIHQISDSVLFLQEFGALMRNYVPPPSLPTYSVLLEGESMSPSMGLLRDDLLNVCMRHVEKICKADLGRNFIERNHMENGDHRYMMNNYEWNQPDNLKRFSMFLSPKASFNPRSWEFSSFQATEETLVGNGTKLPFQFSSVGQNPPGDFSKQSDGSLFTKTAYPSIVRHQSAKVTPQTWKSSKQSVLSHYRPFYVNKGNGATSNEAP comes from the exons ATGGAAACGGGGAGCGCAGCAAGGACAAATGGTACCACTGGGAAGCCAGAGGATGTGAAGAGTCCATCTGcccccaaaaaagaagaagaagtgAAGAAGACCACAAACCCTGGTGGAGGTGAAAAGGAAGCTATGAAGGGCACTGGTGGTGCTTCTTTGGAGACAGGGCAAATCAAGAGCTCCCTCTTCTCTGGGAGTGACTGGAAGAGGCCCATCATTCAGTTTGTGGAGTCATCCGATGAGAAGAGATCGACCTACTTCAGCATGGATTCGGCAGATTCAAAGAAGATGCAATATGCCAGTGGACAGATAGGAGACATGAGGAGACCACCCCTCTCCTTTGCAGAGAAAGGTGACCTCAGGAAGCCCCTCTTCTCCTTGGATTCCAAAAAAAGCTTCCTGCCTAgtgaaggggaagggaggaagtCGTTGTTCTCTGGGGGGCAGATGGGGGacctgaagaaaagttccctCCCTCTTGTGGAGACAGGGGACCTGAGAAGATCCACCTTCAACAAGCCTGACAGAGCAGCTGGGTCACGGCCCAGGGTGAAGCTCGAGGATGTTCTGTGTGATTCCTGCATTGATAACAAGCAAAAGGCCATGAAGTCCTGCTTGGTGTGCCAGGCTTCCTTCTGTGAGCTGCACCTCAAGCCCCATCTGGAGGGAGCAGCTTTCCGGGACCACCAGCTCCTGGACCCCATCAGGGACTTTGAAGCAAGAAAATGCCCTGTGCATGGGAAGACCATGGAGCTGTTCTGTCAGACAGACCAGATGTGCATCTGCTACCTCTGCATGTTCCAGGAGCACAAGAACCACAGCACAGTGACAGTGGAGATCGAGAAAGCGGGAAAAGAG GCTGAGCTTTCACTGCAGAAGgagcaactgcagctgaagatCATTGAGGTAGAAGATGAAATGGATAAGTGGCAGAAGGAGAGGGACCGTATCAAG aACTACACCACCAACGAGAAAGCCACAGTGGACCAGCATTTCAAAGAGCTGATCCGCGACCTGGAAAGGCAGAGGGACGAAGTGAAGGCTGCCCTGGACCAGAGGGAAAAGATTGCATCAGAGAATGTAAAAGAAATCGTGGATGAGCTGGAAGAGAGGGCAAAGCTTTTGCGGGAGGACAAGGAGAACAGGGAGCAGATCCACCAGATCAGTGACTCTGTGCTCTTCCTGCAG GAGTTTGGGGCTTTGATGCGGAATTACGTCCCCCCTCCATCTCTCCCAACATACAGTGTGCTGCTTGAAGGGGAGAGCATGAGCCCATCTATGGGACTCCTCAGAGATGACCTCCTAAACGTCTGCATGAGGCATGTGGAGAAGATCTGCAAGGCAGACCTTGGCCGCAACTTCATAGAGAGGAACCACATGGAGAACG GTGACCACCGGTACATGATGAACAACTATGAGTGGAACCAGCCTGACAATCTGAAGAGATTTTCCATGTTCCTGTCTCCCAAAG CCAGTTTCAACCCACGGTCATGGGAATTTTCCTCCTTCCAAGCAACTGAGGAAACACTTG TAGGCAATGGTACTAAGCTGCCTTTTCAGTTCTCCTCGGTGGGACAGAATCCGCCTGGTGACTTCAGCAAACAGTCTGACGGGAGCCTCTTCACTAAGACCG CTTATCCTTCAATAGTGAGACATCAGTCTGCAAAGGTGACGCCACAGACATGGAAATCCTCTAAGCAGTCTGTATTG
- the TRIM29 gene encoding tripartite motif-containing protein 29 isoform X13, with product METGSAARTNGTTGKPEDVKSPSAPKKEEEVKKTTNPGGGEKEAMKGTGGASLETGQIKSSLFSGSDWKRPIIQFVESSDEKRSTYFSMDSADSKKMQYASGQIGDMRRPPLSFAEKGDLRKPLFSLDSKKSFLPSEGEGRKSLFSGGQMGDLKKSSLPLVETGDLRRSTFNKPDRAAGSRPRVKLEDVLCDSCIDNKQKAMKSCLVCQASFCELHLKPHLEGAAFRDHQLLDPIRDFEARKCPVHGKTMELFCQTDQMCICYLCMFQEHKNHSTVTVEIEKAGKEAELSLQKEQLQLKIIEVEDEMDKWQKERDRIKNYTTNEKATVDQHFKELIRDLERQRDEVKAALDQREKIASENVKEIVDELEERAKLLREDKENREQIHQISDSVLFLQEFGALMRNYVPPPSLPTYSVLLEGESMSPSMGLLRDDLLNVCMRHVEKICKADLGRNFIERNHMENGDHRYMMNNYEWNQPDNLKRFSMFLSPKASFNPRSWEFSSFQATEETLAYPSIVRHQSAKVTPQTWKSSKQSVLQSKRNSTSSDRTRLR from the exons ATGGAAACGGGGAGCGCAGCAAGGACAAATGGTACCACTGGGAAGCCAGAGGATGTGAAGAGTCCATCTGcccccaaaaaagaagaagaagtgAAGAAGACCACAAACCCTGGTGGAGGTGAAAAGGAAGCTATGAAGGGCACTGGTGGTGCTTCTTTGGAGACAGGGCAAATCAAGAGCTCCCTCTTCTCTGGGAGTGACTGGAAGAGGCCCATCATTCAGTTTGTGGAGTCATCCGATGAGAAGAGATCGACCTACTTCAGCATGGATTCGGCAGATTCAAAGAAGATGCAATATGCCAGTGGACAGATAGGAGACATGAGGAGACCACCCCTCTCCTTTGCAGAGAAAGGTGACCTCAGGAAGCCCCTCTTCTCCTTGGATTCCAAAAAAAGCTTCCTGCCTAgtgaaggggaagggaggaagtCGTTGTTCTCTGGGGGGCAGATGGGGGacctgaagaaaagttccctCCCTCTTGTGGAGACAGGGGACCTGAGAAGATCCACCTTCAACAAGCCTGACAGAGCAGCTGGGTCACGGCCCAGGGTGAAGCTCGAGGATGTTCTGTGTGATTCCTGCATTGATAACAAGCAAAAGGCCATGAAGTCCTGCTTGGTGTGCCAGGCTTCCTTCTGTGAGCTGCACCTCAAGCCCCATCTGGAGGGAGCAGCTTTCCGGGACCACCAGCTCCTGGACCCCATCAGGGACTTTGAAGCAAGAAAATGCCCTGTGCATGGGAAGACCATGGAGCTGTTCTGTCAGACAGACCAGATGTGCATCTGCTACCTCTGCATGTTCCAGGAGCACAAGAACCACAGCACAGTGACAGTGGAGATCGAGAAAGCGGGAAAAGAG GCTGAGCTTTCACTGCAGAAGgagcaactgcagctgaagatCATTGAGGTAGAAGATGAAATGGATAAGTGGCAGAAGGAGAGGGACCGTATCAAG aACTACACCACCAACGAGAAAGCCACAGTGGACCAGCATTTCAAAGAGCTGATCCGCGACCTGGAAAGGCAGAGGGACGAAGTGAAGGCTGCCCTGGACCAGAGGGAAAAGATTGCATCAGAGAATGTAAAAGAAATCGTGGATGAGCTGGAAGAGAGGGCAAAGCTTTTGCGGGAGGACAAGGAGAACAGGGAGCAGATCCACCAGATCAGTGACTCTGTGCTCTTCCTGCAG GAGTTTGGGGCTTTGATGCGGAATTACGTCCCCCCTCCATCTCTCCCAACATACAGTGTGCTGCTTGAAGGGGAGAGCATGAGCCCATCTATGGGACTCCTCAGAGATGACCTCCTAAACGTCTGCATGAGGCATGTGGAGAAGATCTGCAAGGCAGACCTTGGCCGCAACTTCATAGAGAGGAACCACATGGAGAACG GTGACCACCGGTACATGATGAACAACTATGAGTGGAACCAGCCTGACAATCTGAAGAGATTTTCCATGTTCCTGTCTCCCAAAG CCAGTTTCAACCCACGGTCATGGGAATTTTCCTCCTTCCAAGCAACTGAGGAAACACTTG CTTATCCTTCAATAGTGAGACATCAGTCTGCAAAGGTGACGCCACAGACATGGAAATCCTCTAAGCAGTCTGTATTG
- the TRIM29 gene encoding tripartite motif-containing protein 29 isoform X7 — protein METGSAARTNGTTGKPEDVKSPSAPKKEEEVKKTTNPGGGEKEAMKGTGGASLETGQIKSSLFSGSDWKRPIIQFVESSDEKRSTYFSMDSADSKKMQYASGQIGDMRRPPLSFAEKGDLRKPLFSLDSKKSFLPSEGEGRKSLFSGGQMGDLKKSSLPLVETGDLRRSTFNKPDRAAGSRPRVKLEDVLCDSCIDNKQKAMKSCLVCQASFCELHLKPHLEGAAFRDHQLLDPIRDFEARKCPVHGKTMELFCQTDQMCICYLCMFQEHKNHSTVTVEIEKAGKEAELSLQKEQLQLKIIEVEDEMDKWQKERDRIKNYTTNEKATVDQHFKELIRDLERQRDEVKAALDQREKIASENVKEIVDELEERAKLLREDKENREQIHQISDSVLFLQEFGALMRNYVPPPSLPTYSVLLEGESMSPSMGLLRDDLLNVCMRHVEKICKADLGRNFIERNHMENGDHRYMMNNYEWNQPDNLKRFSMFLSPKVGNGTKLPFQFSSVGQNPPGDFSKQSDGSLFTKTAYPSIVRHQSAKVTPQTWKSSKQSVLQSKRNSTSSDRTRLR, from the exons ATGGAAACGGGGAGCGCAGCAAGGACAAATGGTACCACTGGGAAGCCAGAGGATGTGAAGAGTCCATCTGcccccaaaaaagaagaagaagtgAAGAAGACCACAAACCCTGGTGGAGGTGAAAAGGAAGCTATGAAGGGCACTGGTGGTGCTTCTTTGGAGACAGGGCAAATCAAGAGCTCCCTCTTCTCTGGGAGTGACTGGAAGAGGCCCATCATTCAGTTTGTGGAGTCATCCGATGAGAAGAGATCGACCTACTTCAGCATGGATTCGGCAGATTCAAAGAAGATGCAATATGCCAGTGGACAGATAGGAGACATGAGGAGACCACCCCTCTCCTTTGCAGAGAAAGGTGACCTCAGGAAGCCCCTCTTCTCCTTGGATTCCAAAAAAAGCTTCCTGCCTAgtgaaggggaagggaggaagtCGTTGTTCTCTGGGGGGCAGATGGGGGacctgaagaaaagttccctCCCTCTTGTGGAGACAGGGGACCTGAGAAGATCCACCTTCAACAAGCCTGACAGAGCAGCTGGGTCACGGCCCAGGGTGAAGCTCGAGGATGTTCTGTGTGATTCCTGCATTGATAACAAGCAAAAGGCCATGAAGTCCTGCTTGGTGTGCCAGGCTTCCTTCTGTGAGCTGCACCTCAAGCCCCATCTGGAGGGAGCAGCTTTCCGGGACCACCAGCTCCTGGACCCCATCAGGGACTTTGAAGCAAGAAAATGCCCTGTGCATGGGAAGACCATGGAGCTGTTCTGTCAGACAGACCAGATGTGCATCTGCTACCTCTGCATGTTCCAGGAGCACAAGAACCACAGCACAGTGACAGTGGAGATCGAGAAAGCGGGAAAAGAG GCTGAGCTTTCACTGCAGAAGgagcaactgcagctgaagatCATTGAGGTAGAAGATGAAATGGATAAGTGGCAGAAGGAGAGGGACCGTATCAAG aACTACACCACCAACGAGAAAGCCACAGTGGACCAGCATTTCAAAGAGCTGATCCGCGACCTGGAAAGGCAGAGGGACGAAGTGAAGGCTGCCCTGGACCAGAGGGAAAAGATTGCATCAGAGAATGTAAAAGAAATCGTGGATGAGCTGGAAGAGAGGGCAAAGCTTTTGCGGGAGGACAAGGAGAACAGGGAGCAGATCCACCAGATCAGTGACTCTGTGCTCTTCCTGCAG GAGTTTGGGGCTTTGATGCGGAATTACGTCCCCCCTCCATCTCTCCCAACATACAGTGTGCTGCTTGAAGGGGAGAGCATGAGCCCATCTATGGGACTCCTCAGAGATGACCTCCTAAACGTCTGCATGAGGCATGTGGAGAAGATCTGCAAGGCAGACCTTGGCCGCAACTTCATAGAGAGGAACCACATGGAGAACG GTGACCACCGGTACATGATGAACAACTATGAGTGGAACCAGCCTGACAATCTGAAGAGATTTTCCATGTTCCTGTCTCCCAAAG TAGGCAATGGTACTAAGCTGCCTTTTCAGTTCTCCTCGGTGGGACAGAATCCGCCTGGTGACTTCAGCAAACAGTCTGACGGGAGCCTCTTCACTAAGACCG CTTATCCTTCAATAGTGAGACATCAGTCTGCAAAGGTGACGCCACAGACATGGAAATCCTCTAAGCAGTCTGTATTG
- the TRIM29 gene encoding tripartite motif-containing protein 29 isoform X3, whose translation METGSAARTNGTTGKPEDVKSPSAPKKEEEVKKTTNPGGGEKEAMKGTGGASLETGQIKSSLFSGSDWKRPIIQFVESSDEKRSTYFSMDSADSKKMQYASGQIGDMRRPPLSFAEKGDLRKPLFSLDSKKSFLPSEGEGRKSLFSGGQMGDLKKSSLPLVETGDLRRSTFNKPDRAAGSRPRVKLEDVLCDSCIDNKQKAMKSCLVCQASFCELHLKPHLEGAAFRDHQLLDPIRDFEARKCPVHGKTMELFCQTDQMCICYLCMFQEHKNHSTVTVEIEKAGKEAELSLQKEQLQLKIIEVEDEMDKWQKERDRIKNYTTNEKATVDQHFKELIRDLERQRDEVKAALDQREKIASENVKEIVDELEERAKLLREDKENREQIHQISDSVLFLQEFGALMRNYVPPPSLPTYSVLLEGESMSPSMGLLRDDLLNVCMRHVEKICKADLGRNFIERNHMENGDHRYMMNNYEWNQPDNLKRFSMFLSPKASFNPRSWEFSSFQATEETLVGNGTKLPFQFSSVGQNPPGDFSKQSDGSLFTKTAYPSIVRHQSAKVTPQTWKSSKQSVLQSKRNSTSSDRTRLR comes from the exons ATGGAAACGGGGAGCGCAGCAAGGACAAATGGTACCACTGGGAAGCCAGAGGATGTGAAGAGTCCATCTGcccccaaaaaagaagaagaagtgAAGAAGACCACAAACCCTGGTGGAGGTGAAAAGGAAGCTATGAAGGGCACTGGTGGTGCTTCTTTGGAGACAGGGCAAATCAAGAGCTCCCTCTTCTCTGGGAGTGACTGGAAGAGGCCCATCATTCAGTTTGTGGAGTCATCCGATGAGAAGAGATCGACCTACTTCAGCATGGATTCGGCAGATTCAAAGAAGATGCAATATGCCAGTGGACAGATAGGAGACATGAGGAGACCACCCCTCTCCTTTGCAGAGAAAGGTGACCTCAGGAAGCCCCTCTTCTCCTTGGATTCCAAAAAAAGCTTCCTGCCTAgtgaaggggaagggaggaagtCGTTGTTCTCTGGGGGGCAGATGGGGGacctgaagaaaagttccctCCCTCTTGTGGAGACAGGGGACCTGAGAAGATCCACCTTCAACAAGCCTGACAGAGCAGCTGGGTCACGGCCCAGGGTGAAGCTCGAGGATGTTCTGTGTGATTCCTGCATTGATAACAAGCAAAAGGCCATGAAGTCCTGCTTGGTGTGCCAGGCTTCCTTCTGTGAGCTGCACCTCAAGCCCCATCTGGAGGGAGCAGCTTTCCGGGACCACCAGCTCCTGGACCCCATCAGGGACTTTGAAGCAAGAAAATGCCCTGTGCATGGGAAGACCATGGAGCTGTTCTGTCAGACAGACCAGATGTGCATCTGCTACCTCTGCATGTTCCAGGAGCACAAGAACCACAGCACAGTGACAGTGGAGATCGAGAAAGCGGGAAAAGAG GCTGAGCTTTCACTGCAGAAGgagcaactgcagctgaagatCATTGAGGTAGAAGATGAAATGGATAAGTGGCAGAAGGAGAGGGACCGTATCAAG aACTACACCACCAACGAGAAAGCCACAGTGGACCAGCATTTCAAAGAGCTGATCCGCGACCTGGAAAGGCAGAGGGACGAAGTGAAGGCTGCCCTGGACCAGAGGGAAAAGATTGCATCAGAGAATGTAAAAGAAATCGTGGATGAGCTGGAAGAGAGGGCAAAGCTTTTGCGGGAGGACAAGGAGAACAGGGAGCAGATCCACCAGATCAGTGACTCTGTGCTCTTCCTGCAG GAGTTTGGGGCTTTGATGCGGAATTACGTCCCCCCTCCATCTCTCCCAACATACAGTGTGCTGCTTGAAGGGGAGAGCATGAGCCCATCTATGGGACTCCTCAGAGATGACCTCCTAAACGTCTGCATGAGGCATGTGGAGAAGATCTGCAAGGCAGACCTTGGCCGCAACTTCATAGAGAGGAACCACATGGAGAACG GTGACCACCGGTACATGATGAACAACTATGAGTGGAACCAGCCTGACAATCTGAAGAGATTTTCCATGTTCCTGTCTCCCAAAG CCAGTTTCAACCCACGGTCATGGGAATTTTCCTCCTTCCAAGCAACTGAGGAAACACTTG TAGGCAATGGTACTAAGCTGCCTTTTCAGTTCTCCTCGGTGGGACAGAATCCGCCTGGTGACTTCAGCAAACAGTCTGACGGGAGCCTCTTCACTAAGACCG CTTATCCTTCAATAGTGAGACATCAGTCTGCAAAGGTGACGCCACAGACATGGAAATCCTCTAAGCAGTCTGTATTG